A single genomic interval of Apis cerana isolate GH-2021 linkage group LG2, AcerK_1.0, whole genome shotgun sequence harbors:
- the LOC108002905 gene encoding cofilin/actin-depolymerizing factor homolog, with product MASGVTVADVCKTTYEEIKKDKKHRYVIFYIKDEKQIDVEVIGPRDAAYDAFLEDLQKGGSGECRYGLFDFEYTHQCQGTSEASKKQKLFLMSWCPDTAKVKKKMLYSSSFDALKKSLVGVQKYIQATDLSEASEEAVEEKLRATDRN from the exons ATG GCATCTGGAGTAACAGTGGCTGACGTTTGTAAGACAACGTacgaagagattaaaaaagacaaaaagcaTCGATATGTGATCTTTTACATTAAAGATGAGAAACAAATTGATGTTGAAGTCATTGGACCTCGTGATGCAGCATATGATGCTTTTCTTGAAGATTTGCAAAAAGGTGGTAGCGGAGAATGTCGCTATGGCCTTTTCGATTTTGAGTACACTCATCAATGTCAGGGAACTTCtgag gcttccaagaaacaaaaattgtttttgatgTCGTGGTGTCCTGACACGGCCAAAGTTAAGAAGAAGATGTTGTACTCTAGTTCTTTTGATGCTTTGAAAAAATCCTTAGTTGgtgtgcaaaaatatatacaggCAACAGACCTATCAGAGGCTTCTGAAGAAGCTGTTGAAGAGAAGCTCCGAGCCACTGACAGGAATTAG
- the LOC108002887 gene encoding ATP synthase subunit O, mitochondrial — protein MTMSFSKIIVRSFFNSTAAQQLVKPPIQVFGIGGRYATALYSAGSKQKTLNNIEKDLLKFQDLMKQDKKLNEFVKNPAIKRKEKVEGLKSIGGKISLKSETINLLALLAENGRLSQINNVINTFKLLMAATRGEVPCEVVTAKPLDAEMTSKLQTALKGFLSKGQSIMLTAKVDPSIMGGMIISIGDKYIDMSVASKIKKYSDIIAETL, from the exons ATGACAATGTCTTTcagtaaaataatt gtgcggtcattttttaatagtacTGCTGCTCAACAATTGGTTaag ccTCCGATTCAAGTATTTGGCATAGGAGGACGATATGCTACAGCACTTTATTCAGCAGgttcaaaacaaaaaacattaaataatattgaaaaagatcttcttaaatttcaa GATCTCAtgaaacaagataaaaaattgaatgaatttgtgaaaaatccagcaataaaaagaaaagagaaagtagAAGGACTTAAATCAATTGGAGGAAAAATTAGTCTGAAAAgtgaaacaataaatttattagctTTATTAGCAGAAAATGGTCGACTTTCACAAATtaacaatgtaattaatacatttaaattattaatggctGCTACTAGAGGTGAAGTTCCTTGTGAAGTAGTAACTGCAAAACCTCTTGATGCTGAAATGACATCTAAGCTTCAAACAGCTTTAAAAGGATTTTTAAGTAAAGGTCAATCTATTATGCTTACTGCAAAAGTTGATCCTTCCATTATGGGAGGTATGATTATATCAATAggtgataaatatatagatatgagTGTTgctagtaaaataaaaaaatattctgatattATTGCTGAAACATTGtga
- the LOC108002884 gene encoding WD repeat-containing protein CG11141, translated as MTTPMCEDGGTLREWAPLALLLQQIPAKIQTGLFTHNINFTCIDAVPEFIAIGTNYGLVYWFDREKQDLQRLRCENVNSKITCIQVISTVDYMVAAGNEHGVVTVFQIPKNPPDSLPDSLKPKQKKQVERYSISGLHNSAVTTVEWSKNGMKLFSGDQDGLVVLTEIDFYMHLSKSSELLNEKYTVVQLSYQQGLLLVSTTLRTILVNRNENGKVTQVGQKERKTLGKLGAVFGCKQNYVQDLIIYASRPGLRLWQADKTGTVLKTLIFKDAVRSGHTEVELLNPAPESCKKNRGEPTFGVILPFCDDLLVTYSDDIIYVVNPQTIAITSIVTDLRRVTDVACTKDEIFILEGERNIIRIAYYPETNMFSSEVKDTLDSLSSFAEISKPVTNGILELTSKLMESTIVPAIPFHKINPTNIIQSVGIVPMVTVGTDITSVTNAEEAIEIPAISINLNSSLITDSNKITEYNDVSKRKSEQNEKHNDRRQIFQKISQQEFEDVVFTPERKIKKSRNRLINGNGNCSSLSDIDCDLSAFKDKVNANDAKMTHSSLLTLNVDDEFILKTERNLESIQRDVENKEKLLADVLDFDLSKYMSSSQITTTNSNISQSIDTITYIDCKIHSNNSITEEKNVQNEYNEHSDHTETESGDEDVSYRTELKKLEDLGECRKKLLQDKLNEPLQQSNYVDGRKMLHSTVVPNEFIISTTLEEEDWVLVKSDVPPIAM; from the exons ATGACAACACCTATGTGTGAAGATGGTGGAACTTTACGAGAATGGGCACCTCTTGCTCTGCTTCTTCAACAAATACCTGCTAAAATTCAAACTGGACTTTTTAcacataatattaactttacttGTATTGATGCAGTGCCTGAATTTATAGCTATTGGAACTAATTATGGATTAGTATATTGGTTTGATAGAGAAAAGCAAGATTTACAAAGACTTCGATGTGAG aatgttaattcaaaaattacatgTATCCAAGTAATATCAACTGTGGACTATATGGTTGCTGCTGGTAATGAACATGGAGTGGTAACTGTATTTCAAATACCTAAAAATCCTCCAGATTCATTACCAGATAGTTTGAAACcaaaacaaaagaaacaaGTAGAAAGATATAGCATAAGTGGTTTACATAATAGTGCTGTAACAACAGTTGAATGGTCTAAGAATGGCATGAAATTATTTAGCGGAGATCAAGATGGTTTAGTTGTACTTactgaaattgatttttatatg catttatcaaaatcatcagaattgttaaatgaaaaatatacagtaGTACAGTTAAGTTATCAACAAGGTTTATTACTAGTTTCTACAACATTACGTACAATATTGGTAAATAGAAATGAGAATGGAAAAGTAACACAAGTTGGTCAGAAAGAACGTAAAAC attggGTAAATTAGGTGCTGTATTTGgttgtaaacaaaattatgtacaagatttaataatatatgcaaGTAGACCTGGATTACGTCTATGGCAAGCTGATAAAACTGGGACTGTCCTAAAAACACTTATTTTTAAGGATGCTGTTCGATCTGGACATACAGAAGTAGAACTTTTAAATCCAGCACCAgaaagttgtaaaaaaaatcgtgGTGAACCTACATTCGGTGTTATTTTACCTTTTTGTGATGATTTATTAGTTACATATAgtgatgatattatatatgtagtaAATCCACAAACTATTGCTATAACATCTATTGTCACAGACTTACGTCGTGTTACTGATGTTGCTTGTActaaagatgaaatatttatattagaaggagaaagaaatataatacgtattgCATATTATCCTGAAACTAATATGTTTTCATCAg aagtaAAAGATACATTAGattcattatcatcatttgCTGAAATTAGTAAACCAGTTACAAATGGTATATTAGAATTGACTTCAAAATTAATGGAAAGCACAATAGTGCCTGCAATTCcttttcacaaaattaatCCGACTAATATCATTCAATCTGTGGg aattgtaCCAATGGTTACTGTTGGTACTGATATAACTTCAGTTACAAATGCAGAAGAAGCTATTGAAATACCAgcaatatcgattaatttaaattcttcattaataacagacagtaataaaataacagaatATAATGAtgtttctaaaagaaaaagtgaacaaaatgaaaaacacaATGATAGAAggcaaatattccaaaaaattagTCAACAAGAATTTGAAGATGTTGTATTTACtccagaaagaaaaattaaaaaatcacgtaatagattaataaatggaaatggaaattgtTCATCTTTATCTGATATTGATTGTGATTTGTCTGCTTTCAAAGACAAAGTAAATGCTAATGATGCAAAGATGACacattcttctttattaacaCTTAATGTTGATGACGAGTTCATATTAAAAACTGAAAGAAATCTTGAATCAATTCAACGTGatgtagaaaataaagaaaaacttttagCTGATGTTTTGGATtttgatttatcaaaatatatgagCAGCAGTCAAATTACTACtactaattctaatatatctcAATCAATTGatacaattacatatatagattGTAAAATACATTCCAATAATTCTAtcacagaagaaaaaaatgtgcaAAACGAATATAATGAGCATAGTGATCATACAGAAACTGAATCTGGAGATGAAGATGTCAGTTATCGTActgaattaaaaaagttagaaGATTTAGGTGAATGTAGAAAAAAGCTTCtacaagataaattaaatgaaccCTTACAACAAAGTAATTATGTTgatggaagaaaaatgttacattCAACAG TTGTACCAAATGAGTTTATAATATCAACTACACTTGAGGAAGAAGATTGGGTTTTAGTTAAAAGTGATGTACCTCCAATTGCAATGTAG